Within the Candidatus Krumholzibacteriia bacterium genome, the region GCCCGTGATCAGGAATACCAGAGCTGCGCCCGGTGACATTCCCAGATGCATCATGGCCAGAGCCAGTGGAATCGACCCGGTAGCACAGACATAGATCGGGATTCCCACGAGCATCATGACGATCAGTGCCAAAGGTCCTGAGCCCAGGGAAGCTCCAAAGAAGTCCTCGGGGAGAAGCGCGGAAATCACGGCCGCAATCAGCAGGCCGAGAATCAGGGCACGGGCGATGTCGCGGGGAAGAGTGAGAAAGCCGTAACGAAGGGCACGACTGAGGGTGCTTCCCTCTACAGGCGTGGAACCGCAGCCGTCACTGCAAGCCTCCACCTCCGTCGTTTCGACACTCTCACCCCGGTCCCTCGCAGCAATCAGGCCTCCCCCGACCACCCCGGTCACCAGGGCAGCCAGTGGGCGAAAGACCGCAAAGACCGGCCCGAGAAGACTCCAGGTTGCCAGAATACTGTCCACCCCGGTCTGGGGCGTGGAGAGCAGAAAAGATGCGGTGGCACCCTTGCTTGCTCCATGCTGGCGAAGGGAGGCTCCTACCGGAATCACTCCGCAGGAACACAGGGGCAGAGGAATCCCGAAGAGGGAGGCCTTCCAGATTGGTCCCATCCCGGGTTTTCCAAGGTGTCTTTCAATCTGCTCTGAGGAAATCCACACCGAAAGGAAGCCGGCGACAAGAAATCCGAAGAGAAGGTAGATCGACATCTCTTCCAGCAGAAACCAGAACTCGCGAAGCACATCCAGCAGAATCTCCATGAAAACCTCCATGGTGCAAGGTAGATTTCAGAAGACGGGATTGCCAGAGAAAAGGAGGGCTCAAGGGCGAGTGCCAGACAAAAAAAAGCTCCCCCAAAGGGGAGCGGAAAGAAACAGACTAGTCTTCTTCAGTCTCCGGGGGAGTTTCCTCGGCAGGTGCCAGAGCTTCCTCC harbors:
- a CDS encoding SO_0444 family Cu/Zn efflux transporter → MEILLDVLREFWFLLEEMSIYLLFGFLVAGFLSVWISSEQIERHLGKPGMGPIWKASLFGIPLPLCSCGVIPVGASLRQHGASKGATASFLLSTPQTGVDSILATWSLLGPVFAVFRPLAALVTGVVGGGLIAARDRGESVETTEVEACSDGCGSTPVEGSTLSRALRYGFLTLPRDIARALILGLLIAAVISALLPEDFFGASLGSGPLALIVMMLVGIPIYVCATGSIPLALAMMHLGMSPGAALVFLITGPATNSAAITTIWKILGRSSALIYLATVATLALLSGFTLDFLFSRDWILGNWKPEMAHHSMLPHWASLLGALLLVALLLVALLPRRRTSESDLTRDDFQILKVKGMNCGHCVESVTRALQECVGVESAEVSLEEGLARIRGPVKDFAPLISAVEALGFQASR